Proteins found in one Methylophaga thalassica genomic segment:
- a CDS encoding methyl-accepting chemotaxis protein encodes MSQLRSTSMNLSHKEKTWLPWFGPTGKLAMSWSCRLNRHNYAAVEKTFEGIAATRVKILQQWVENQWNQMSFLAEQLAGSYPELQASLLDDRLKAAPDFSELFIIDTSGKVTHSTYSSHVNKADLSSKAVQHGLSAPFLHGPYVDKLTLEIGPSSSKFHDEVTLMFYQPLIVEGESLGAICGRVPNDVLGDLIQREAGHIYTESGDNYIFMVESRFDPTLQQGIALSRSRFEDNTFSHGENLKSGIHTAFGVVKIQHHTEFEIRFTDPATNELHPGVRETIRNGENLFVTYPGYSDYRHIPVIGKGVTFQLKGSPDRWGMMCEGDLEEVYRRRSVNVSLMKGFVWSMSLLLGTNMALHAFTQLPVVAVNALSIVMIAVIAMMYKKLTTNPLANRLDQMTHVIQTIAEGEGNLAQRLDNTKFVNDETGDMGRWINSFIDNLDGIVGQVIKTSTNVRRTNEAMLETNREAFHVSNEVASAIERMLQLLEDQIRDIGNASNTAEAMKQAMDEVVQEARLQYESVRSGTQEIRDVVETSAKAVQSLHNRTAEIGNIIGVITEITNQTNLLALNAAIEAARAGDHGRGFSVVADEVRNLAQRTATSADEIQQMIETIQSETLEAYKFMESGVENVDRSLKKTEEASSENTQLHQLVEQMFSTIKQLDQNSQLHGATARDVGHSASLMTQAIDALQHRSVMVKNTAQKLSQLVGVFSVSTQ; translated from the coding sequence ATGAGTCAATTACGAAGTACTTCCATGAATCTTAGCCACAAAGAAAAAACGTGGCTACCGTGGTTTGGACCAACAGGGAAACTGGCTATGTCCTGGTCGTGTCGTCTTAATCGACACAACTATGCCGCTGTCGAAAAAACATTTGAGGGAATCGCCGCTACCCGAGTAAAAATTCTTCAGCAATGGGTAGAAAATCAATGGAATCAAATGTCGTTCTTAGCTGAACAGCTAGCGGGTTCTTATCCAGAGCTACAAGCATCGCTGTTGGACGATCGGCTCAAGGCTGCGCCAGATTTCTCTGAATTATTTATCATTGATACCTCTGGCAAGGTCACTCACTCAACGTACAGCTCGCACGTCAATAAAGCAGACCTATCGAGTAAAGCGGTGCAGCATGGACTATCCGCACCGTTCCTTCACGGCCCTTATGTCGACAAATTAACCCTAGAAATTGGTCCTTCAAGCTCTAAGTTCCATGATGAAGTTACACTGATGTTCTACCAACCATTGATTGTGGAAGGTGAGAGCCTCGGAGCCATATGTGGCCGTGTGCCAAATGATGTGTTAGGTGATCTTATCCAGCGTGAAGCAGGTCATATCTATACCGAATCAGGTGACAACTATATTTTTATGGTCGAATCGCGGTTCGATCCTACTTTGCAACAGGGCATAGCCCTCTCCCGCTCTCGTTTTGAAGATAATACGTTTTCACATGGCGAAAACCTGAAAAGCGGTATTCATACAGCTTTTGGTGTCGTAAAAATTCAACACCATACCGAGTTTGAAATACGCTTTACCGATCCGGCAACCAACGAGCTTCATCCAGGTGTACGTGAGACCATTCGCAACGGCGAAAACCTATTTGTCACCTATCCTGGTTACTCAGATTACCGGCACATCCCTGTTATTGGTAAAGGTGTCACCTTCCAATTAAAAGGTTCGCCAGATCGTTGGGGCATGATGTGTGAAGGTGATCTTGAGGAAGTTTACCGACGACGTTCAGTCAATGTCAGTTTAATGAAAGGCTTTGTCTGGTCAATGTCACTACTGCTGGGTACCAATATGGCATTACATGCTTTCACCCAATTGCCTGTAGTAGCTGTCAATGCTTTATCGATTGTCATGATTGCTGTGATAGCCATGATGTATAAGAAATTGACGACCAATCCACTGGCCAACCGCCTTGACCAAATGACCCACGTTATTCAGACGATTGCCGAGGGTGAAGGTAACTTGGCACAGCGACTTGATAACACGAAATTTGTTAACGACGAAACGGGTGATATGGGACGTTGGATAAACAGCTTTATTGATAATCTGGATGGCATTGTTGGTCAAGTCATCAAAACCAGTACGAATGTCCGACGCACGAATGAAGCTATGCTCGAAACAAACCGGGAAGCGTTTCATGTTTCTAATGAAGTCGCTAGTGCAATAGAAAGAATGTTGCAGCTGCTGGAAGATCAAATCCGTGACATTGGCAATGCATCAAACACAGCAGAAGCAATGAAGCAAGCGATGGACGAAGTTGTTCAAGAGGCCAGACTGCAATATGAGTCGGTACGAAGTGGTACACAGGAAATTCGTGATGTGGTGGAAACATCAGCTAAAGCGGTTCAATCCCTACATAATCGTACCGCAGAAATCGGCAATATTATTGGCGTCATCACTGAAATTACCAATCAAACCAATTTGCTCGCACTAAATGCGGCTATTGAAGCTGCCAGAGCCGGTGATCATGGTAGAGGTTTCTCAGTGGTGGCAGATGAAGTCCGTAACCTAGCACAAAGAACAGCAACATCGGCTGATGAGATTCAACAAATGATTGAAACTATTCAGTCTGAAACGCTGGAAGCGTATAAATTTATGGAGTCAGGTGTGGAAAATGTGGACCGCAGCCTGAAGAAAACGGAAGAAGCCTCTTCTGAAAATACACAATTACATCAGTTAGTTGAACAAATGTTCTCCACCATTAAACAACTTGATCAGAATAGTCAGTTGCACGGCGCCACTGCACGGGACGTTGGACACTCGGCAAGCTTGATGACACAAGCCATTGATGCCTTGCAGCATCGCTCTGTTATGGTAAAAAACACTGCCCAAAAGCTCAGCCAACTGGTTGGCGTTTTCAGTGTCAGCACTCAGTAA
- a CDS encoding peroxiredoxin, producing the protein MTQVRLGEAVPDFTLPSTGDKTFQLSALKGKRVLIYFYPKDNTPGCTLEGQNFRDNIDFFNEHNTVIFGISRDSLRMHENFKTKQAFPFDLLSDADEEACQLFDVIKLKKLYGKEHLGIVRSTFLIDENGVLQQEWRNVKVKDHFDEVKQAILDL; encoded by the coding sequence ATGACACAAGTACGATTAGGTGAAGCTGTCCCAGACTTTACGCTGCCAAGCACAGGCGATAAAACATTCCAACTTTCAGCGCTCAAAGGTAAACGTGTTTTGATCTATTTTTATCCAAAGGATAATACGCCCGGTTGTACACTTGAAGGTCAAAACTTCCGCGATAATATCGACTTTTTCAATGAGCATAACACGGTCATTTTTGGTATTTCACGTGACAGCCTTCGTATGCATGAAAATTTCAAAACTAAGCAGGCATTTCCTTTTGACTTACTGTCTGACGCTGATGAAGAAGCCTGCCAGTTATTTGATGTGATCAAACTTAAAAAACTCTACGGGAAAGAACATCTGGGCATTGTCCGCAGTACGTTCTTAATCGATGAAAATGGTGTACTTCAACAAGAGTGGCGAAATGTGAAGGTCAAAGATCATTTTGATGAAGTAAAACAAGCAATACTTGACCTATAG
- the dapA gene encoding 4-hydroxy-tetrahydrodipicolinate synthase produces the protein MFSGSMVALVTPMQADGALDVDSLRKLVEFHISQGTDAIVAVGTTGESATLSVEEHCDVIRLVVEQVNGRIPVIAGTGANSTSEAIELTQSAKDLGVDAVLLVAPYYNKPTQQGMYLHFKAIAEAVNIPQILYNVPGRTASDLLPETVGRLSELSNIIGIKEATGDVSRVQQIKQLSREGFELYTGEDANTVDFILAGGQGVISVTANVAPKLMHEMCQAALAGDETLAREINLKLVALHQFLFVESNPIPVKWALNEMRLISSGIRLPMTVLSENYHQSVRDALNTAGVLN, from the coding sequence ATGTTTAGCGGCAGTATGGTAGCTCTTGTCACACCCATGCAGGCAGATGGTGCCTTGGATGTTGACAGCCTGCGAAAGCTGGTCGAGTTTCATATCAGCCAGGGCACAGATGCCATTGTCGCTGTCGGTACGACCGGTGAATCTGCAACCTTGAGCGTAGAAGAACACTGCGACGTGATTCGTCTGGTGGTAGAACAAGTTAATGGTCGTATTCCTGTTATTGCGGGTACAGGTGCTAACTCCACGTCAGAAGCTATCGAACTGACTCAATCTGCAAAAGATCTGGGTGTTGACGCTGTATTGCTGGTCGCACCTTATTACAATAAACCGACTCAGCAGGGGATGTATCTCCATTTCAAAGCTATTGCTGAAGCCGTCAACATTCCACAAATTCTCTATAACGTTCCAGGTCGCACAGCGTCTGATCTCTTACCAGAAACGGTCGGAAGGCTTTCTGAACTGTCCAATATCATCGGTATCAAAGAAGCCACTGGTGATGTATCTCGTGTTCAACAAATTAAACAATTATCACGAGAAGGATTTGAACTTTATACCGGTGAAGATGCCAATACTGTCGATTTTATTCTCGCAGGAGGCCAGGGTGTCATTTCTGTTACCGCAAATGTCGCACCGAAACTGATGCATGAAATGTGTCAGGCTGCTCTTGCTGGTGATGAGACGCTGGCACGCGAAATCAATTTAAAGTTAGTCGCACTACACCAGTTCTTATTTGTAGAATCAAACCCCATACCTGTTAAGTGGGCTTTGAACGAAATGAGACTTATTTCTAGTGGCATTCGTCTGCCAATGACGGTATTGTCTGAGAATTATCATCAATCTGTGCGTGATGCATTGAACACTGCCGGTGTTCTAAACTAA
- the bamC gene encoding outer membrane protein assembly factor BamC, with translation MNVKLFKQTSLVVMMTTALTACGAFSSLDEVVPDNTQKYRKAETMPPLDVPPDLSTSRIKDDISGNQTNTATYSEFEEAATNPLAAKYNITPDTKPALSGEGKDRHLVVPGEREVTWQRIIDFWATKNLGIARADDRIGLMDTTPDADGYVYRIRVERGDTSKMAKVYLGNPDDEQANTQKDEAMLRQLADYLGTLYQQDMEQFKLATPAPPPEETARVLLMDDSNGQQSLLIEQDFQTVWGRVGRVLDSKGFSVEDRDRTKGQYFVRYIDPFKKAEEDDEGMLSKLAFWRDDVEKKPNEYYYIKLLSDADQTRVMVLDSNEVRTSDESAKRLLDLIQEQLAP, from the coding sequence ATGAACGTAAAATTATTTAAACAAACATCGCTGGTTGTCATGATGACGACTGCTCTAACTGCTTGTGGCGCTTTTTCATCATTGGATGAGGTGGTTCCTGACAATACTCAGAAATACCGTAAAGCTGAAACCATGCCACCGCTTGATGTGCCGCCGGATTTAAGCACAAGCCGTATTAAAGATGATATTTCCGGTAATCAAACTAATACTGCAACTTACTCTGAATTTGAAGAAGCAGCGACAAATCCGCTGGCAGCTAAATACAACATTACACCGGATACAAAACCCGCACTGTCAGGTGAAGGTAAAGACCGACATCTCGTTGTGCCAGGTGAACGTGAAGTGACTTGGCAGCGCATCATTGATTTCTGGGCTACCAAAAACTTGGGCATTGCTCGCGCAGATGATCGCATTGGTTTGATGGATACAACGCCTGATGCAGATGGTTATGTGTATCGAATCCGAGTGGAACGAGGCGATACCTCTAAGATGGCGAAAGTCTATTTAGGTAACCCTGATGATGAGCAAGCGAATACTCAGAAAGATGAAGCCATGCTTCGTCAACTGGCTGATTATTTAGGTACGCTTTATCAACAGGATATGGAACAGTTTAAATTAGCTACGCCAGCACCACCACCTGAAGAAACAGCGCGTGTCTTACTGATGGATGATAGCAATGGTCAGCAAAGCTTACTGATTGAGCAGGATTTCCAAACTGTTTGGGGCCGAGTCGGACGTGTACTTGATAGCAAAGGTTTCTCTGTAGAAGATCGTGATCGTACTAAAGGGCAATACTTTGTTCGTTATATTGATCCATTCAAGAAAGCCGAAGAAGATGATGAAGGCATGCTGAGTAAGCTGGCTTTCTGGCGTGATGATGTTGAGAAAAAACCAAACGAATACTACTACATTAAGTTGCTGTCTGATGCTGATCAAACACGTGTGATGGTATTAGATTCAAATGAAGTGCGAACTTCTGATGAATCTGCTAAACGTTTGTTAGATCTGATTCAGGAACAACTTGCACCGTAA
- a CDS encoding MBL fold metallo-hydrolase, translating to MRFASLGSGSRGNATLVTSGETTVMIDCGFSAREAEKRLQMLGVDPHQLSALLVTHEHADHMAGIRVIARKYRLPVYTTPGTAGCLPEDVAPHIKTFNCHETFSIKDLEVEPFPVPHDAREPSQFVFGDGQHRLGLLTDVGSITPLIEQILSGCHGLLLEANHDMMMLEQGEYPEHLKRRVGGRLGHLNNVQSASLLEKIDTTNLQHIMAMHISEKNNCPSLVVPLLADALACEHDWIGIADQEAGFDWREITNR from the coding sequence ATGCGTTTTGCTTCCCTTGGAAGTGGTAGTCGAGGAAACGCTACGCTGGTAACATCGGGAGAAACCACAGTCATGATTGACTGTGGTTTTTCTGCTCGTGAGGCTGAAAAACGTTTGCAAATGCTGGGCGTCGATCCTCATCAACTGTCAGCTTTATTAGTGACGCATGAACATGCGGATCATATGGCAGGCATCCGGGTCATTGCACGTAAATATCGCCTACCAGTCTATACAACACCTGGCACTGCAGGCTGTTTACCTGAAGATGTTGCACCTCACATTAAAACATTTAATTGCCACGAAACCTTCAGCATCAAGGATTTGGAAGTTGAACCTTTCCCAGTTCCGCATGATGCAAGAGAGCCCAGCCAGTTTGTATTTGGTGATGGACAACACCGTTTAGGATTATTGACAGATGTGGGCTCAATTACACCTTTGATTGAGCAAATATTGTCGGGTTGTCATGGATTATTGTTAGAAGCTAATCACGATATGATGATGCTCGAGCAGGGGGAATACCCCGAACATCTTAAACGTCGAGTTGGTGGCAGGCTGGGTCATTTAAATAACGTGCAATCCGCCTCATTACTTGAGAAAATTGACACCACGAACTTGCAGCATATTATGGCAATGCATATTTCTGAAAAAAATAATTGTCCGTCACTTGTTGTGCCATTGCTCGCTGATGCACTGGCATGTGAACATGACTGGATTGGCATTGCAGACCAAGAGGCCGGTTTTGACTGGCGTGAAATAACTAACCGCTAA
- the purC gene encoding phosphoribosylaminoimidazolesuccinocarboxamide synthase, protein MQKKQELYSGKAKSVFATDNEDYVVLSFRDDTSAFDGEKVEQLNRKGMVNNKFNAFIMQYLADKGIPTHFEALLNDTESLVKNMKMVPVECVVRNVASGSLVRRLGVEDGLELNPPVFEFFLKNDALHDPMINEYHIETFGWAKAEDISKMKELTFKVNEHLQKLFADAGMILVDYKLEFGLFKGEIYLGDEFSPDGCRLWDAETRKKLDKDRFRQGLGGVIEAYEEVAQRIGVKL, encoded by the coding sequence ATGCAAAAGAAACAAGAATTGTATTCTGGTAAAGCCAAAAGTGTTTTTGCTACGGATAATGAAGATTATGTCGTTCTGAGCTTTCGTGATGACACCTCGGCATTTGATGGTGAAAAAGTTGAACAGTTAAACCGCAAAGGCATGGTTAATAACAAATTTAATGCTTTCATCATGCAATATCTGGCAGATAAAGGTATTCCGACGCATTTTGAAGCGTTGCTGAACGACACCGAATCATTGGTTAAAAACATGAAAATGGTGCCTGTGGAATGTGTCGTACGTAATGTGGCTTCAGGTAGTCTGGTTCGTCGCCTTGGCGTTGAAGATGGACTTGAACTCAATCCACCCGTATTTGAATTTTTCCTGAAAAATGATGCATTACATGATCCGATGATTAATGAATATCACATCGAAACATTCGGATGGGCAAAAGCTGAAGATATAAGCAAAATGAAAGAGTTAACGTTTAAAGTTAATGAACATTTGCAGAAATTATTTGCTGATGCTGGGATGATCTTGGTCGACTATAAGCTGGAGTTCGGTTTGTTCAAAGGCGAGATTTATTTAGGTGATGAGTTTAGTCCAGATGGTTGCCGTCTGTGGGATGCAGAAACACGTAAAAAACTGGATAAAGATCGTTTCAGACAAGGTTTGGGTGGTGTAATCGAAGCCTATGAAGAAGTAGCACAGCGTATAGGCGTTAAATTATAG
- a CDS encoding sensor domain-containing diguanylate cyclase: protein MKTPDLPENEQERLATLNSLTILDSAPDERFDRLTRIAVKLFDVPVALVSIVDKNRQWFKSCQGLDITETPRDLSFCGHAILGEGAFVVEDTHQDERFVDNPLLIGQKHIRFYAGYPIRYLDGSKLGTLCIKDVKPRAFTEEDRQLLRDLATIVEHEIQAVELATMDELTGILNRRGFNMSAEKSLNICKRGALPVALVFLDLNEFKPINDKFGHAEGDRALQQFASVLDDVGRDSDIVARMGGDEFVILLVDADKKAVDQVMKRFSQQIERCNEQQALGYDITFSYGIVLFDPAKHVTINDLLSEGDALMYKRKKSR, encoded by the coding sequence ATGAAAACACCAGATTTACCTGAGAACGAACAGGAAAGATTAGCGACACTAAATTCGCTGACGATTCTTGATTCTGCACCAGATGAACGTTTTGATCGACTAACAAGAATCGCTGTTAAATTGTTTGATGTTCCTGTCGCACTTGTCAGCATTGTTGATAAAAATCGTCAATGGTTTAAGTCCTGTCAGGGCTTGGATATAACCGAAACTCCCCGAGATCTGTCTTTCTGCGGTCATGCCATTTTAGGAGAGGGGGCCTTTGTTGTTGAAGATACGCATCAAGATGAACGTTTTGTCGACAACCCTTTATTGATAGGTCAAAAGCACATACGTTTTTATGCTGGTTACCCCATTCGTTACTTGGATGGCAGTAAGTTAGGTACCTTGTGTATCAAAGATGTTAAGCCAAGAGCTTTCACAGAGGAAGACCGACAGTTATTGAGAGACTTGGCCACCATTGTTGAGCACGAAATTCAAGCGGTTGAATTGGCTACGATGGATGAACTTACAGGCATATTAAACCGACGAGGATTTAATATGTCGGCAGAAAAATCCTTGAATATCTGCAAACGGGGTGCGCTGCCCGTAGCTTTAGTTTTTCTTGACCTTAATGAATTTAAACCCATCAATGATAAATTCGGTCATGCCGAGGGTGATAGAGCGCTTCAGCAGTTCGCAAGCGTTTTAGATGACGTCGGCAGAGATTCAGACATAGTGGCAAGAATGGGTGGAGATGAGTTTGTCATTCTATTAGTTGATGCCGACAAAAAAGCTGTCGATCAAGTGATGAAACGATTTTCTCAGCAAATTGAACGCTGTAATGAGCAGCAAGCGTTGGGGTATGACATTACTTTTTCATACGGGATTGTACTCTTTGACCCTGCAAAACACGTGACAATAAATGATCTACTTTCTGAAGGCGATGCGCTGATGTATAAGCGCAAGAAAAGTCGTTAG
- the pyrC gene encoding dihydroorotase, whose amino-acid sequence MTQLNQNQITLTRPDDWHLHLRDDLALQRTVVDTARIFGRAIVMPNLRPPVISTALALDYKSRIVKNIPADSQFQPLMTLYLTDNTSADEIYRAKESGFVHAVKLYPAGATTNSDAGATDLKHCYNALDAMQKIGMPLLVHGEVTSADIDVFDREKVFIDQVLIPLINDFPELRIVFEHITTSNAAEFVATASENIAATITPHHLLLNRNDLLVGGIHPHHYCLPVLKRNTHQQALIQAATCGSKKFFLGTDSAPHPRSGKETSCGCAGIYSAHAAIELYAEAFEAAQALDKLEAFASFNGPEFYRLPRNEDKISLVKESWDVPETLSFADNSLVPMRAGKQIHWKVVS is encoded by the coding sequence ATGACACAATTAAATCAAAACCAAATAACGTTAACCCGACCAGACGACTGGCACTTACACTTGCGCGACGATCTGGCTCTTCAGCGTACAGTTGTCGATACCGCCAGAATATTCGGACGAGCCATCGTCATGCCAAATCTGCGACCACCAGTCATCAGTACCGCCCTGGCACTCGACTATAAAAGCAGGATAGTTAAAAACATACCTGCTGATAGTCAGTTTCAACCGTTAATGACATTGTATCTCACCGATAACACCTCTGCCGATGAAATTTATCGCGCTAAAGAAAGTGGCTTTGTTCATGCCGTGAAACTCTATCCGGCTGGTGCAACAACCAATTCAGACGCTGGTGCCACCGATCTAAAACATTGCTACAACGCTTTAGATGCGATGCAGAAAATAGGCATGCCATTACTTGTTCATGGTGAAGTGACCTCAGCTGATATTGATGTATTTGACCGTGAAAAAGTATTTATCGATCAAGTATTAATTCCGCTGATTAATGACTTTCCTGAATTAAGAATTGTGTTTGAACACATCACAACATCAAATGCTGCGGAATTTGTAGCGACGGCTAGCGAGAATATAGCTGCCACCATAACGCCACATCATCTTTTGTTAAATAGAAATGACCTTTTAGTCGGCGGCATTCATCCTCATCATTATTGTTTACCGGTATTGAAGAGAAATACCCATCAACAGGCTTTGATACAAGCTGCCACCTGTGGCAGTAAAAAATTCTTTTTAGGCACTGATAGTGCACCGCATCCACGGTCAGGCAAAGAAACGAGCTGTGGCTGCGCAGGTATTTATAGCGCACATGCCGCTATCGAATTGTACGCAGAAGCGTTTGAAGCCGCACAGGCACTGGATAAATTAGAAGCTTTTGCCAGTTTTAATGGACCCGAATTTTATCGTCTGCCAAGAAACGAAGATAAGATAAGCTTAGTTAAAGAAAGTTGGGATGTACCAGAAACGTTAAGTTTTGCTGACAACTCATTGGTACCAATGCGAGCAGGCAAGCAAATACACTGGAAAGTCGTTAGTTAA
- a CDS encoding acetolactate synthase 3 large subunit — MELSGAEILVQCLKDEGVEYLFGYPGGAVLHIYDALYNQEDVKHILVRHEQAATHAADGYARATGKPGVVLVTSGPGATNAVTGIATAYMDSIPMVVITGQVSTAVIGSDAFQEVDAVGITRPCVKHNFLVKDINDLAETVKKAFYVASTGRPGPVVVDVPKDITDPSIKVPYHYPEKVVMRSYQPTVKGHTGQIKRAVDLMLSAKKPMIYTGGGVVLGNGSEELRKFVRHLGFPITSTLMGLGAYPSTDKQFLGMLGMHGTYEANMAMHDCDVLIAIGARFDDRVTGKIAEFCPHAQIVHIDIDPSSISKTITVDIPIVGSVPDVLQEMNHLLTNSSKKPQKKAIEEWWKIINGWRAKQCMSYDRNSDKIKPQSVIEMVHDITSGDAYVTSDVGQHQMWAAQYYGFDKPNRWINSGGLGTMGFGLPAAMGVQLAYPEDTVVCVTGEGSIQMCIQELSTCLQYGLPIKIVALNNRYLGMVRQWQEFFYENRYSHSYMESLPDFVKLTESYGHVGIRIEKPEDLRAELERGFAMKDRLVFFDIVTDQTENVYPMIAQGKAHNDMHMSPYSAPAQESERELS, encoded by the coding sequence GTGGAATTAAGTGGTGCCGAGATATTAGTTCAATGTCTCAAAGACGAAGGTGTTGAATACCTTTTCGGGTATCCTGGTGGTGCAGTGCTGCATATCTATGACGCGCTATATAATCAGGAAGATGTCAAACACATTCTGGTTCGACATGAGCAAGCTGCAACACATGCTGCAGATGGCTACGCTCGGGCTACAGGTAAACCTGGTGTGGTCTTAGTCACATCTGGTCCTGGTGCTACAAATGCTGTCACTGGTATTGCAACGGCATATATGGATTCCATTCCAATGGTGGTCATCACCGGTCAAGTTAGCACTGCTGTTATTGGTAGTGATGCTTTTCAGGAAGTTGATGCAGTTGGGATTACACGCCCGTGCGTTAAGCACAACTTTTTAGTTAAAGATATCAATGATCTCGCTGAGACAGTTAAAAAAGCATTTTATGTTGCTTCGACTGGTCGGCCAGGTCCTGTTGTTGTCGATGTTCCTAAAGACATTACTGATCCGTCTATAAAAGTGCCTTATCACTACCCAGAAAAAGTAGTGATGCGTTCTTATCAGCCAACAGTGAAAGGCCATACCGGTCAAATCAAACGCGCTGTTGATCTGATGTTATCTGCCAAAAAACCCATGATTTACACGGGGGGTGGTGTTGTATTAGGTAACGGCTCAGAGGAGTTGCGAAAATTCGTTCGTCATCTTGGATTCCCTATTACCAGTACCTTAATGGGGCTAGGTGCTTATCCTTCAACGGATAAGCAGTTCCTTGGTATGCTTGGGATGCATGGCACTTATGAAGCGAATATGGCGATGCATGATTGTGATGTGCTAATTGCTATTGGTGCTCGCTTTGATGACAGGGTAACCGGAAAAATTGCAGAGTTTTGCCCCCACGCGCAGATCGTGCATATTGATATCGACCCTTCGTCTATTTCTAAGACGATCACGGTAGATATTCCTATTGTGGGTAGTGTTCCTGACGTGCTTCAGGAAATGAACCACTTGTTGACAAATAGCAGTAAAAAGCCGCAGAAAAAAGCCATTGAAGAGTGGTGGAAAATCATTAATGGCTGGCGTGCTAAACAATGTATGAGCTATGACCGTAATAGCGATAAAATCAAGCCGCAATCGGTAATAGAGATGGTTCATGACATTACCAGTGGTGATGCTTATGTAACTTCAGATGTTGGTCAGCATCAGATGTGGGCGGCGCAATACTATGGTTTTGATAAACCCAATCGCTGGATTAATTCCGGTGGTCTGGGCACCATGGGGTTTGGTTTACCTGCTGCCATGGGAGTTCAGTTAGCTTATCCTGAAGACACGGTTGTTTGTGTTACCGGTGAAGGCAGTATCCAAATGTGTATTCAGGAATTATCGACCTGTCTGCAGTATGGGCTGCCAATCAAAATTGTTGCTCTGAATAATCGTTACTTAGGTATGGTTCGTCAGTGGCAGGAATTTTTCTATGAAAATCGTTATTCGCACTCTTATATGGAATCATTACCAGACTTTGTGAAGTTAACGGAAAGTTATGGCCATGTCGGTATTCGCATTGAAAAACCCGAAGATCTCAGGGCAGAACTCGAACGCGGTTTTGCTATGAAAGATCGTTTGGTTTTCTTTGATATCGTTACCGATCAAACAGAAAACGTATATCCGATGATTGCTCAAGGTAAGGCACACAATGACATGCATATGTCACCATACAGTGCGCCTGCTCAAGAGTCTGAAAGGGAGCTGTCATAA
- the ilvN gene encoding acetolactate synthase small subunit, whose product MRHIISILIENEAGALSRVAGLFSARAYNIESLTVAPTEDPSLSRMTIVTNGTDRIIEQIVKQLNKLIDVVKLMDLTEGPHIEREMMLIKVKAATMAQREDVKRLCDIFRGHIIDVTSSTYTIELTGAVSKLDSFIEALAEHKIIETVRSGVTGIARGEKSLHL is encoded by the coding sequence ATGCGCCATATTATTTCTATCCTGATCGAAAACGAAGCAGGGGCTTTGTCGCGTGTGGCGGGTCTTTTTTCTGCACGGGCATACAATATTGAGTCACTCACTGTTGCACCAACAGAAGATCCATCTTTGTCACGTATGACGATTGTGACTAACGGCACAGACCGTATCATCGAGCAGATTGTGAAACAACTAAACAAACTGATTGATGTTGTAAAACTAATGGACTTAACTGAAGGGCCTCACATTGAGCGTGAAATGATGCTGATTAAAGTCAAAGCAGCAACCATGGCTCAAAGAGAAGACGTTAAACGTCTTTGTGATATTTTTCGGGGACATATTATTGATGTGACCTCATCAACGTATACCATTGAATTGACAGGGGCTGTCAGCAAGCTGGATTCATTTATCGAAGCACTTGCTGAACATAAAATTATTGAAACTGTCCGTTCTGGTGTCACAGGTATTGCTCGCGGCGAGAAAAGCTTGCACCTGTAA